The sequence GAGCCTCTACCTCAAGCAGAACCAGTCCGGCGCGCCCAGCGCTCGCGACTCGGTGTTCTGGCAGTCGAGCCTGGGCGCCAACGTCGGCTGGGAAATCGACTTCTGGGGCCGCTTCAGCCGCGCCATCGAATCCGCCGACGCGGTCTACTTCGCCTCCCAGGCCAACTACGCCGACGCCATGCTGCTGATGCGCGCGCAGGTGGCCGATACCTACTTCGGCCTGCGCACCGCCGAGGCGCGCCTGGACATCGCCCGCGAGAACGCCAGGCGCCAGGAGCGCAGCCTGGAGATCACCGAGCGTCTGTTCCGCCACGGCGAGAACGACGAGCTGGACTGGCAACAGGCGCGCACCCAGTACCTGGCGACGAAGGCGACCATCCCCGAATTCGAGAACCAGGTGAACGCCCTGCGCAACGTGCTCTGCTCGCTGCTCGGCCGCCCGCCGGGGCCGATGCCCGAGCTTGCCGCACGCCACGGCCAGTTGCCGCTGCCCGACGGCGCGGTGCTGCAGGACGTACCGGCCAGCCTGCTGCAGCGCCGCCCGGACATCCGCGCCGCCGAGCAGGCGGTGGCGGCGCAGTCGGCGCTGGTCGGCGTCGCCGAGGCTGACCTCTATCCGTCAATCAGCCTGCTCGGCAGCATCGGCTGGACCTTCGTCTCGGCGCACAACCTGCCCGACAGCTTCAACCTCGCCGCCGGGCCAAGCCTGATCTGGAACCCGTTCGACTACGGCCGGCGCGAGAACGCCGTGCGCGTCGAGGACGCGCGCCTGCAGCAACTGATCGAGCTCTACCACCAGGACGTGCGCGAAGCCGCGCGCGAGGCCGACGACGCCGCCAGCGGCCTGGTCCGCGCAGTGCAGAGCGCGAATATCCGCCAGGAGGCCTCGCAGGCCGCACAGCGCTCGCTGAACCTGGCGAGCTCGCAGTACCGCGAAGGCTTTGCCGACTTCCAGCGCGTGCTCGACGCCCAGCAACTTCTGCTGACCCAGCAGGACGGCTACCTGGTCAGCCGCGGCAACGCGGTGAGCAACCTGGTGGCGCTGTACAAGGCCCTCGGCGGCGGCTGGGACAGCAAGCGCCCACCCGTCGATGCGGCGACCCGCAAGCAGATGCAGCAACGAACCGACTGGGGCGACCTGCTCGACGAGCCGGCCCCGACGAGCCAGGACAAGGGTGAAGGGAAATGAGCGAAACCACCGAAGCGCCAGCGCCGAAGAAAGCCGCACCCGCCGCGTCGCCCGACCGCGGGATCAAGGGCGTGCTGATCCTGATCGCCCTGAGCCTGTTCTGGTACCTGCTCGCCGACCGCTTCACGCCCTACACCCAGCAGGCGCGCCTGCAGGCCTACGTGGTGCCGGTGAGCGCCGAGGTGGCCGGCCAGGTGAAGCGCGTGGCGGTGGGCAACAACCAGGAAGTGCGCAAGGGCGACGTGCTTTTTGAACTCGACCAGGAGCAGTACCGCATCGCCCTGGCGCGCGCCGAGGCGGACCTGGAAACGGTGCGCCGGCAGATAGGCGCGAGCACCGCCGGGATCGACTCGGCGCAGGCCTCGCTGGCCGCCGCGCAAGCCAACGAGCGCAAGGCACGGCAGGACGCCGAACGGCTGCAGCGGCTGTACCAGGAAGACCCCGGCACGGTGTCCGTGCGCCGCCTGGAAAGCTCCCAGGCCACCCGCGAACAGGCGGCCAGCCAGGTGGCGGCGGCCCGCGCGGAAGTCGAGCGGGCGCGCGAGCAGCAGGGCGGCAACGAGGCCGAAAACGCCCAACTGCGCAGCGCCGCGGCGAACGTCGAGAAGGCCCGGCTGGACCTCGCCCGGACCCAGGTGCGCGCGGACTCGAACGGCCTGATCACCGACCTGCGCACCGACGTCGGCCACTACGTAGGCCCCGGCAGCCCGGTGATGACGCTGATCGCCATCCACGACCTGTGGATCAGCGCCGACATGACCGAGAACAACCTCGGCCACTTGCGCCAGGGCACGCCGGTGCTGGTCGTGCTCGATGCGCTGCCGGGGAAAGTCCTGCACGGGAGCATCCGCAGCATCGGCTACGGCGTGAGCGTGGGGCAGAGCGCGCCGCCGGGTTCGCTGCCGACGGTGCAGAACAGCCGTGAGTGGCTGCGCTCGGCGCAGCGCTTCCCGGTGATCGTGGGGCTCGATCGCGACCAGTTGCCGGGGCCCGAGAACCTGCGTGTCGGCGGCCAGGCCGAGGTCATGGCGCTGCCCA is a genomic window of Pseudomonas knackmussii B13 containing:
- a CDS encoding efflux transporter outer membrane subunit, translating into MPARTYRLALSFVAALGGCTQVGPDFQRPQDPWLPGWSTPALEEGSHRGVAPDFSQWWTVFADPTLDALIAEADANNTSLRVAGLRIVEARAQLEIAQTGRYPQLQQLSAESLYLKQNQSGAPSARDSVFWQSSLGANVGWEIDFWGRFSRAIESADAVYFASQANYADAMLLMRAQVADTYFGLRTAEARLDIARENARRQERSLEITERLFRHGENDELDWQQARTQYLATKATIPEFENQVNALRNVLCSLLGRPPGPMPELAARHGQLPLPDGAVLQDVPASLLQRRPDIRAAEQAVAAQSALVGVAEADLYPSISLLGSIGWTFVSAHNLPDSFNLAAGPSLIWNPFDYGRRENAVRVEDARLQQLIELYHQDVREAAREADDAASGLVRAVQSANIRQEASQAAQRSLNLASSQYREGFADFQRVLDAQQLLLTQQDGYLVSRGNAVSNLVALYKALGGGWDSKRPPVDAATRKQMQQRTDWGDLLDEPAPTSQDKGEGK
- a CDS encoding HlyD family secretion protein → MSETTEAPAPKKAAPAASPDRGIKGVLILIALSLFWYLLADRFTPYTQQARLQAYVVPVSAEVAGQVKRVAVGNNQEVRKGDVLFELDQEQYRIALARAEADLETVRRQIGASTAGIDSAQASLAAAQANERKARQDAERLQRLYQEDPGTVSVRRLESSQATREQAASQVAAARAEVERAREQQGGNEAENAQLRSAAANVEKARLDLARTQVRADSNGLITDLRTDVGHYVGPGSPVMTLIAIHDLWISADMTENNLGHLRQGTPVLVVLDALPGKVLHGSIRSIGYGVSVGQSAPPGSLPTVQNSREWLRSAQRFPVIVGLDRDQLPGPENLRVGGQAEVMALPTEGNPLNLLGRLFMWLMSWLSYAY